The genomic interval GGCTGACTTTTTTGGCCTCCTTAACTTTAGGGGCATTGACAAGgacaaaattattgataaagGCTCATTGGGCAATTGTTGGTGTCCTTCTTTGTCTTCTAAAGTTTCACcaaagaatgaagaaatgaacCCTGCTATGGTCACTGCAGTAGCTTCAATTCTCAAGNCTTTAGGTGAGGATCCAACTAGGAAGGAATTACAAGGGACTCCTGCTAGATATACCAAGTGGCTGATGAACTTCCAGTGTAATACCATTGAGAAGGCGCTGAAGGGTTCGCTTGGAAGTTGGACAAATGGTGCTTTGAACACTAATGGGGTGCTAGGTTTTGATGAAAAGATACACTCAGAGCTGAACTTGCCTTTCTTGTCTCAGTGTGAGCATCATTTGCTTCCATTTCATGGTGTTGTTCACATAGGATACTACATTTCCAAAGGGTTTCATCCCATTGAGAAAAGGCTCTTGCAGTCAATAGTGCACTTTTATGGTATTAAGCTGCAGGTTCAAGAAAGGGTGACCAAGCAGATCGCAGAAACGATTTCTGCACTGATAGGTGAAAATGTGATAGTAGTGGTGGAAGCAAGTCACACCTGTATGATTTCTCGGGGAATTGAGAAGTTCGGTAGTAATACTGCTACCATTGCTGCATTGGGACGCTTTTCAACTGACCTTGCTGCAAGGGCTGTGTTCCTCAACAGTATTCCGAAGGCCATATATCTTTCAGAACATTGATGATTTTCAAAGGGTTATGTTCCAAGAATGGGAATTTCAACAGTTCAGTGTCAAATTCCtgtcaaaaataaaatgtcttCTCTTAATAAGCATTGTTGTTTTAATGATCCAATACAACCTAGCCAGTGCAGCGAGGATtcaatgacaaaaataaatttcttgcCTTCTCAAACTTCactttaaagttatttttaaattaattaagttgtaCGGCAAgttaattctatttatttaataaggAGTTCATATCCCATATTTTAGCCCTT from Vigna radiata var. radiata cultivar VC1973A chromosome 9, Vradiata_ver6, whole genome shotgun sequence carries:
- the LOC106773819 gene encoding GTP cyclohydrolase 1 — encoded protein: MGHSGEDGLICDLGNGMRMSGDEEYLEKRANTSSIQDAVKVLLTALGEDINREGIIKTPLRVAKALSEGTRGYDKSVKEIVEGALFPEGGVEKNKVGDAGGVGGLVIVRDLDFYSYCESCMLPFYFKCHVGYVPSAQRVLGLSKLSRVTNVFAKRLQEPQRLANQICSALHEGIQPTGVAVVLQCKHIPFPDMESNSLHSNHKGVLGILVSSGSGVFQNKDSNXWADFFGLLNFRGIDKDKIIDKGSLGNCWCPSLSSKVSPKNEEMNPAMVTAVASILKXLGEDPTRKELQGTPARYTKWLMNFQCNTIEKALKGSLGSWTNGALNTNGVLGFDEKIHSELNLPFLSQCEHHLLPFHGVVHIGYYISKGFHPIEKRLLQSIVHFYGIKLQVQERVTKQIAETISALIGENVIVVVEASHTCMISRGIEKFGSNTATIAALGRFSTDLAARAVFLNSIPKAIYLSEH